A single window of Plasmodium reichenowi strain SY57 chromosome 14, whole genome shotgun sequence DNA harbors:
- a CDS encoding hypothetical protein (conserved Plasmodium protein, unknown function~part of same gene as PRSY57_1470500B~gap found within coding sequence), protein MRVIKKKAWWSYFRRWNSSVTTCEAAILECSTYFEKFKTYSENLIECIEKYKKDKVICFKNYINYKKEIKDVVHFLFKEESLKMLNKNNLLSIFTYSVLLCNRISFPHNEKKNLLLLYIDHYIDKKDKYVNNNHKDNDNDNYRDNNIYDQKEKAKELLLILKYIFYLNVDYDKYIFNHIYHELNNYIDLYSLEELNVCVKLLSNIKNKKWINHKIFTRCINEIINKYKDIKITNQHINNINNNVIINIIKACSRLNYEINDIQILLDHFKNIYQKETENYDNQNNDNNNNDNKQNNENIYMLIKIIYNLFLSNYHNYKHMNQLLYLLKIYLCPNEAQKEYPIYHKYNYNNNIILDNNINYNNEQQKHNISSNYISNDNINNINQLYFYKQQNKYKNIISRADTISYINIYRLKFIYLLITSDNYLFNNFYTPNANFFDVIRDIH, encoded by the coding sequence ATGAGGGTAATTAAGAAAAAGGCTTGGTGGTCGTATTTCAGACGATGGAATTCAAGCGTTACAACTTGTGAAGCAGCTATATTGGAATGTTCTACATATTTTGAAAAGTTTAAAACATACTCAGAAAATTTAATTGAGTgtatagaaaaatataaaaaggataaaGTGATTTGCttcaaaaattatataaactataaaaaagaaataaaagatgtggttcattttttattcaaagaagaatcattaaaaatgttaaataaaaataatttattaagtATCTTTACATATAGtgttttattatgtaataGGATATCCTTTCCACAcaatgaaaaaaagaatttattacttttatatattgatcattatattgataagaaagataaatatgtaaataataatcataaagataatgataatgataattatagagataataatatatatgatcaaaaagaaaaagcaaaagaattattattaattttaaaatatatcttctATTTAAATGTAGATTAcgataaatatatatttaatcatatatatcatgaattaaataattatatagatTTATATTCTTTGGAAGAATTAAATGTATGTGTAAAATTGTTATctaatattaaaaataaaaaatggataaatcataaaatttttacTAGATGCATAAACGAAATaatcaataaatataaagatataaaaattacaaatcaacatataaataatattaataataatgtaattattaatattataaaagcATGTTCACGTCTTAATTACGAAATTAATGATATACAAATTTTGTTAGAccattttaaaaatatatatcaaaaagaaacagaaaattatgataatcaaaataatgataataataataatgataacaaacagaataatgaaaatatatatatgttaataaaaattatttataatttattcttatctaattatcataattataaacatatgaaccaattattatatttattaaaaatatatctatgTCCAAATGAAGCACAAAAAGAATATCCaatatatcataaatataattataataataatattatattagataataatataaattataataatgaacaacaaaaacataatatctcttcaaattatatatctaatgataatattaataatataaatcaattatatttttataaacaacaaaataaatataaaaatattatatctcGTGCAGATACAATCAGctatattaatatatatcgtcttaaatttatatatttattaattacTTCTGATAATTATCTATTTAACAATTTTTATACGCCCAATGCAAACTTTTTCGATGTAATAAGGGATATCCAC
- a CDS encoding hypothetical protein (conserved Plasmodium protein, unknown function~part of same gene as PRSY57_1470500A~gap found within coding sequence) → IKIKETIFSKHVENFLKESGLKISHNIVHIYPIVKLTNYKNTCVELIHNISINKKMKESPNKLHKNYINHKIKHLQFLGWNVIILYEYEWKALRNFDEKLEYIKKKFKSIKEHEQS, encoded by the exons atataaaaatcaaGGAAACCATATTCAGCAAGCACGTGGAAAATTTTCTAAAGGAGAGCGg GTTAAAAATATCACACAAcattgttcatatatatcCAATCGTAAAACTAACTAACTACAAGAATACCTGCGTAGAACTCATCCACAACATTTctattaacaaaaaaatgaagGAGAGTCCAAATAAgttacataaaaattatattaaccataaaataaaacatcTTCAATTTCTTGGATG GAATGTTATCATCTTATATGAGTATGAATGGAAAGCGCTAAG GAATTTTGATGAAAAATTGgaatacataaaaaaaaaatttaaaagcATAAAAGAACATGAACAGAGTTAA
- a CDS encoding inorganic anion exchanger, inorganic anion antiporter → MLETNKVEDATVNEYVERPEEFNKIDESVERTKLFRNDVYDNDIKICLPTRIGFSKAFISMVDGIKWGWGFTNTPKETSKYYINEILCGCILCLTMLPEMISFCMIAKIPPYLGLQGASFLSLITSIFGGSPAVIHGVTGAFASVCSKYLVENNNVDLLPDGIERLYVCIFICSVMLFFFSYFHMSALIQLIPTPVFIGYCNGLSIIFLRAQLHNLKNPYTHEYIKGHYLLFFIIICTLVVLIVELWKKIPKVGQKIPSSLIAITVTIFVEFVILRKFLHNNFASFKDVKSFTVGDMFSFTSDKAKPTFLFTNKDLNFSKVEFNMDLIKQVANMFTVLLVEVLMVSEVIKDMGGAECDTNETIFSLFIGNVLASLGSAVGGSSLLGLSILNYRNGARGKESGVVASVLIYAILLFGYSLLNYIPLSFLCGIMITVFIHCFKWFSIPIVFFTFCPGYIRNCHPCMSRKISRWDAFIIVLVTVLCVFVSVPNGVLTGIILSALVYVWQSKSTFKFEIFYDRDTDTKYYEIEGHLFYASKKMFTRLFNYENDSSTVNIVLKGKSTLFDYTAIEALTSVKQKYNVNNKNVTIHGLSHECIKKIAKMNHLCKQIDVDLVKVETPVVPLLYKPLQTIFQKQRTIRRKMSFKIKKKKKEKVEENLNDIEQP, encoded by the exons ATGCTTGAAACAAATAAAGTTGAAGACGCAACTGTTAACGAATATGTAGAAAGACCAGAagaatttaataaaattgatGAATCTGTAGaaagaacaaaattatttcGTAATGATGTGTATGAcaatgatataaaaatatgtttacCTACAAGAATTGGATTTTCGAAAGCTTTTATCTCTATGGTAGACGGTATAAAATGGGGATGGGGATTTACTAATACACCTAAAGAAACTTctaaatattatataaatgaaatattatgtgGATGTATATTATGTTTAACCATGTTACCAGAAATGATTTCTTTTTGTATGATAGCAAAAATACCACCATATCTTGGTTTACAAGGAGcttcttttttatctttaatAACGTCAATTTTTGGTGGTTCTCCTGCAGTTATACATGGTGTTACAGGAGCTTTTGCATCTGTTTGCTCCAAATATTTAgttgaaaataataatgttgaTTTATTACCAGATGGAATTGAACGATTATATGTTTGTATATTCATATGTTCAgttatgttattttttttttcgtatTTCCATATGTCTGCTTTAATTCAATTAATACCTACACCAGTCTTTATTGGTTACTGTAATGGCCTTtccattatttttttaagagCTCAGTTACATAACTTAAAAAATCCATATACTCATGAATATATCAAGGGACACTATttgcttttttttatcatcatatgtACGTTGGTGGTTTTGATCGTGGAGttatggaaaaaaataccaaag GTTGGTCAGAAAATTCCTTCCTCCCTGATAGCCATAACTGTAACTATATTTGTGGAGTTTGTCATTTTGAGAAAGTTTTTACATAACAATTTTGCTTCCTTCAAAGATGTGAAATCATTTACAGTAGGGGATATGTTTTCGTTTACTTCTGATAAAGCAAAACCGACATTTTTGTTTACGAATAAAGATTTAAATTTTTCAAAGGTGGAATTTAATATGGACTTGATCAAACAag TTGCGAACATGTTCACTGTTCTTCTTGTTGAAGTATTAATGGTTAGTGAAGTTATAAAAGATATGGGAGGTGCTGAATGTGATACGAATGAAACaattttttctctttttatTGGGAACGTTTTAGCATCATTAGGTAGTGCAGTAGGTGGTAGTAGTTTATTAGGATTGTctattttaaattatagAAATGGAGCAAGGGGTAAAGAAAGTGGAGTGGTGGCTTCTGTTTTGATATATGCTATTTTACTGTTTGGATACtcattattaaattatataccTTTATCTTTTCTTTGTGGAATTATGATAACTGTGTTTATTCATTGCTTCAAGTGGTTTTCTATTCCGATAGTcttttttacattttgtCCAGGatatataagaaattgTCATCCATGTATGAGTAGAAAAATTTCAAGATGGGATGCCTTCATCATAGTTCTTGTAACAGTTTTATGT GTATTTGTTAGTGTACCAAATGGTGTGTTAACTGGAATAATTTTGTCAGCCTTAGTTTATGTATGGCAAAGCAAATCAACGTTTAaatttgaaatattttatgataGAGATACAGATACAAAG TATTACGAAATTGAGGGTCATCTTTTTTATGCTTCTAAGAAAATGTTTACAAGATTGTTCAATTACGAAAATGACAGTTCAACTGTGAATATTGTTCTTAAAGGTAAGAGTACTTTATTTGATTATACAGCAATAGAAGCTTTAACATCGGTAAAACAAAAATAcaatgttaataataagaatgtGACTATACATGGATTAAGTCATgaatgtattaaaaaaatagcTAAAATGAATCACTTATGTAAACAAATTGATGTTGATTTAGTAAAAGTGGAGACCCCAGTTGTGCCTTTACTATACAAACCTTTACAAACAATCTTCCAa AAACAAAGAACGATTAGAAGAAAAATGTCcttcaaaataaaaaaaaagaaaaaggaaaaagtggaggaaaatttaaatgatatagaacaaccataa
- a CDS encoding diacylglycerol kinase, putative, protein MKYIFLFVNPTSGGNKASIFTEFGVNEIIFHKPHKCHFFIYNILEGEKGKKPGFINLSNIMNNHSKYESKGFSASSLNTKSFSMTNDKITCGDEKKEMEGEGILNGSSKVDQEDKNINNSKKNNVDSNNNNNNINYINNKKIETKKTLGHKDIFVYVLVAGGDGTLNWVLKEAEYYNINDNNFAIGVIPFGTGNDFAKAFGWKKMDRMLNHSFLFDVLKKIVDQTFKSKVEKHDYWNIHVVLKDQGYFNKINSRTKKKETLLNDNKENLHEMKLCMSNYFSIGIDSRIGRGFERHRQKSAVCNKFIYAVEGCKKVSFKKNTPINLIIDKMIHMDNNNDNNDGNVGNNNNNNDGNVDNNNNNNSDGNVDNNNVIFTTNHNESYPLLKKAMSIICINIPSYSSGNDIWNYTHKIGLILPKNITNDQKEQYQVLKKTKQEVGDGILEFVIYQSGVDLGLEFTLKGRAYRVHQGFGPWKLLFKEQKYNVYFQVDGEYYLMSLPDYISIEHYKKINVLKNIL, encoded by the exons ATGAAgtacatttttttgtttgttaATCCTACTTCGGGGGGAAATAAAGCCTCGATATTTACAGAA TTTGGAGTAAATGAGATAATATTTCACAAACCCCACAAATGTcacttttttatatacaatattttaGAAGGAGAGAAAGGAAAGAAACCAGGATTTATTAACCTAagtaatattatgaataatcATAGTAAGTATGAAAGTAAGGGTTTTTCGGCTAGTTCGCTTAACACCAAAAGTTTTAGTATGACAAATGATAAGATAACATGTGGAGATGAAAAGAAGGAAATGGAAGGAGAGGGTATATTAAATGGATCTTCGAAAGTTGATCaagaagataaaaatataaataatagtaaAAAGAATAATGTTGATAgtaacaacaataataataatattaattatattaataataaaaaaattgagACAAAAAAAACTTTAGGACATAAAGATATTTTTGTGTATGTTTTGGTTGCTGGAGGTGATGGAACACTTAATTGGGTTCTTAAAGAAGCTGagtattataatattaacgACAATAATTTTGCTATAGGTGTTATACCGTTTGGTACTGGTAATGATTTTGCTAAAGCATTTGGATGGAAAAAAATGGATAGAATGCTTAATCactcttttttatttgatgttctaaaaaaaattgttgATCAAACATTTAAATCAAAAGTTGAAAAACATGATTATTGGAATATCCATGTTGTATTAAAAGACCAAggatattttaataaaattaattcaagaacaaaaaagaaagaaactttattaaatgataataaagaaaatttacATGAAATGAAATTATGTATGAGTAATTATTTTAGTATAGGTATAGATTCACGTATAGGTAGAGGATTTGAAAGACATAGACAGAAAAGCGCAGTGtgtaataaatttatatatgctGTTGAAGGATGTAAAAAAgtttcttttaaaaaaaatacaccaataaatttaattatagATAAAATGATTCATatggataataataatgataataatgatggtaatgttggtaataataataataataatgatggtaatgttgataataataataataataatagtgaTGGTAAtgttgataataataatgtaattTTCACAACGAATCATAACGAATCATATcctttattaaaaaaagcTATGAGTatcatatgtattaatatacCATCTTATTCATCTGGTAACGATATATGGAATTATACACACAAAATTGGATTGATCCTACCGAAAAATATTACGAATGATCAAAAAGAACAATATCAAGTATTaaagaaaacaaaacaaGAAGTAGGAGATGGAATATTAGAATTTGTTATATACCAATCTGGTGTAGATCTAGGATTAGAATTCACCTTGAAAGGTAGAGCCTATAGAGTTCATCAAGGATTTGGACCATGGAAATTACTTTTTaaagaacaaaaatataatgtttaCTTTCAAGTTGATGGAGAGTACTACCTTATGTCCCTACCAGATTATATATCTATTGAGcattataaaaagataaatgtcttgaaaaatattttgtag